In a single window of the Papaver somniferum cultivar HN1 chromosome 8, ASM357369v1, whole genome shotgun sequence genome:
- the LOC113301979 gene encoding binding partner of ACD11 1-like isoform X1, with protein MSQLTVRTVKVSNVSLGASEQDIKEFFSFSGDIEYVEIQSENERCQNAYVTFKDPQGADTALLLSGATIVDLSVTITPAPDYELPPAALNPPAAGESQTGGVPESAVQKAEDVVSSMLAKGFILGKDAVNKAKAFDEKHQFTSTATAKVVSLDQKIGLTEKISMGTTVVNEKVKEMDQKFQVSEKTKSAFAAAEQKVSDAGSAIMKNRYVFTSASWVTGAFSKVAKAAGEVGQKAKEKVGMAEDVQRREMVDDYARVHLSDSPKAEKDEQQPSKPLPAQGLIL; from the exons ATGTCG CAGTTAACCGTAAGAACTGTGAAGGTCAGCAATGTTTCCTTAGGTGCGTCTGAGCAAGACATCAAGGAGTTCTTTTCGTTCTCTGGTGATATCGAATATGTTGAAATTCAAAG TGAGAATGAACGGTGTCAGAATGCATATGTTACCTTTAAGGATCCACAAGGAGCCGATACCGCACTTCTTCTTTCG GGAGCTACAATTGTTGATCTCTCCGTCACCATAACACCTGCCCCCGATTATGAGCTTCCACCTGCTGCATTGAATCCTCCAGCT GCGGGGGAGAGCCAAACCGGAGGTGTTCCTGAATCTGCTGTTCAAAAGGCAGAAGATGTTGTCAGTAGCATGCTTGCGAAGGGATTCATCTTAGGTAAAGATGCTGTCAACAAAGCAAAGGCCTTTGATGAGAAGCACCAATTTACGTCTACTGCTACTGCTAAGGTTGTTTCTCTGGATCAAAAGATTGGATTGACAGAGAAAATATCCATGGGAACAACAGTTGTAAACGAAAAGGTTAAGGAAATGGATCAGAAATTTCAGGTTTCTGAGAAGACTAAGTCAGCCTTTGCAGCCGCTGAACAGAAAGTCAGTGATGCTGGATCTGCCATTATGAAGAACCGATATGTATTCACTAGTGCATCATGGGTAACTGGTGCCTTTAGTAAGGTTGCAAAGGCAGCTGGAGAGGTGGGTCAGAAGGCAAAGGAGAAAGTTGGCATGGCAGAAGACGTACAAAGAAGAGAAATGGTGGATGACTACGCTAGAGTTCACCTTTCTGACTCCCCCAAAGCTGAGAAAGATGAGCAACAACCTTCAAAGCCCTTACCCGCACAGGGTTTGATCCTTTGA
- the LOC113301979 gene encoding binding partner of ACD11 1-like isoform X2, with protein MSLTVRTVKVSNVSLGASEQDIKEFFSFSGDIEYVEIQSENERCQNAYVTFKDPQGADTALLLSGATIVDLSVTITPAPDYELPPAALNPPAAGESQTGGVPESAVQKAEDVVSSMLAKGFILGKDAVNKAKAFDEKHQFTSTATAKVVSLDQKIGLTEKISMGTTVVNEKVKEMDQKFQVSEKTKSAFAAAEQKVSDAGSAIMKNRYVFTSASWVTGAFSKVAKAAGEVGQKAKEKVGMAEDVQRREMVDDYARVHLSDSPKAEKDEQQPSKPLPAQGLIL; from the exons ATGTCG TTAACCGTAAGAACTGTGAAGGTCAGCAATGTTTCCTTAGGTGCGTCTGAGCAAGACATCAAGGAGTTCTTTTCGTTCTCTGGTGATATCGAATATGTTGAAATTCAAAG TGAGAATGAACGGTGTCAGAATGCATATGTTACCTTTAAGGATCCACAAGGAGCCGATACCGCACTTCTTCTTTCG GGAGCTACAATTGTTGATCTCTCCGTCACCATAACACCTGCCCCCGATTATGAGCTTCCACCTGCTGCATTGAATCCTCCAGCT GCGGGGGAGAGCCAAACCGGAGGTGTTCCTGAATCTGCTGTTCAAAAGGCAGAAGATGTTGTCAGTAGCATGCTTGCGAAGGGATTCATCTTAGGTAAAGATGCTGTCAACAAAGCAAAGGCCTTTGATGAGAAGCACCAATTTACGTCTACTGCTACTGCTAAGGTTGTTTCTCTGGATCAAAAGATTGGATTGACAGAGAAAATATCCATGGGAACAACAGTTGTAAACGAAAAGGTTAAGGAAATGGATCAGAAATTTCAGGTTTCTGAGAAGACTAAGTCAGCCTTTGCAGCCGCTGAACAGAAAGTCAGTGATGCTGGATCTGCCATTATGAAGAACCGATATGTATTCACTAGTGCATCATGGGTAACTGGTGCCTTTAGTAAGGTTGCAAAGGCAGCTGGAGAGGTGGGTCAGAAGGCAAAGGAGAAAGTTGGCATGGCAGAAGACGTACAAAGAAGAGAAATGGTGGATGACTACGCTAGAGTTCACCTTTCTGACTCCCCCAAAGCTGAGAAAGATGAGCAACAACCTTCAAAGCCCTTACCCGCACAGGGTTTGATCCTTTGA